The proteins below come from a single Miscanthus floridulus cultivar M001 chromosome 1, ASM1932011v1, whole genome shotgun sequence genomic window:
- the LOC136493920 gene encoding uncharacterized protein, whose protein sequence is MTEMVGSIVVGEVVNRTSDFLISKHRERLSTREAIERLEMAHIKMEAALELSGRWQQATDASLLRWRRKLRRAADECDAALHRWKLRELQEEDARERLARAPLPRRVAHAVLCFLSAVLLPLLARGGDECSRACAAVQRFERLASGAAEFLRCVKFGSAPRRLWGGGLFGFGPVVGRLGEHASYERLQGAPQQHRFLDAGPASPAELWVDSSKPCRAYPKRRASGKKLLLV, encoded by the coding sequence ATGACAGAGATGGTCGGGTCCATCGTCGTCGGCGAGGTGGTGAACCGGACCTCCGACTTCCTGATCAGCAAGCACAGGGAGCGTCTGAGCACGCGAGAAGCCATCGAGCGGCTGGAGATGGCGCACATCAAGATGGAGGCCGCGCTGGAGCTGTCCGGCCGCTGGCAGCAGGCCACGGACGCGTCCCTGCTCCGCTGGCGCCGGAAGCTCCGGCGCGCCGCGGACGAGTGCGACGCCGCGCTGCACCGCTGGAAGCTGCGGGAGCTGCAGGAGGAGGACGCCCGGGAGAGACTGGCGCGGGCGCCGCTCCCGCGTCGCGTCGCGCACGCGGTCCTGTGCTTCCTCTCGGCGGTCCTCCTGCCGCTCCTCGCCCGCGGCGGCGACGAGTGCTCCCGCGCCTGCGCCGCCGTCCAGAGGTTCGAGAGGCTGGCCAGCGGCGCCGCCGAGTTCCTCAGGTGCGTGAAGTTCGGCAGCGCGCCGCGGAGGTTGTGGGGCGGCGGCCTGTTCGGCTTCGGCCCCGTCGTTGGGAGGCTCGGTGAGCACGCGAGCTACGAGAGGCTGCAGGGAGCTCCTCAGCAGCACCGTTTCTTGGACGCTGGGCCCGCAAGTCCGGCGGAGCTTTGGGTGGACAGCAGCAAGCCCTGCCGTGCTTACCCGAAGCGAAGGGCGTCCGGGAAGAAACTGCTGCTGGTATGA